TAAGCGTAAGGTCGTGGTCGATTTTATTGCAAAGTTCTTCGACCTTTGCAGCATACTCGTCACATACTGACGAGAGCGACAAATTAAAACTTAGATCCTCAGATAACTTGGCCAAGAATGCACGAGCGTCGCTAGATCCAACAATGCCAGCCGCACCGCAGATCGTACGATATAAAAACAGACTTGAAACTACGTCTTCGGCCACCTTTTCGGGATCAAATTGCTCACCTGTTCTGTTGAAGGCATCGAGTCCAAGACTAGCTTCGATTCGTTTTCTACACTGATATTCGTACGCAGCAAGCTCGATACGGTCGGGACTCATGTCACCGCGAAGTCGTGTGTTGTCAGCAAGCCGTTTCCAAACGTCAATCTGCGCTGCCAATGTTGATCCCTGCTGCAACTCCGCGATTTCTTTCTGCGTTTGCAAAGACTCCTGACGCTCCAAGCGAGCAATACGCAACTCCTCGGTTTGCATCATCAACGCAACAACGACGCCGGCTAACGCTAAGCCACTGAAAAGAGCATTCAGGAATCCGTGAGCATCACCAATTTGTGCGAAGGCCTCTGAACCACCAAACCACCAAACCACCAAACCACCAAACCACCAAACCACCAAACCACCAAACCACCAAACCACCAAACCACCAAACCACCAAACGGCTATCGTGACTACGAGGTAGGCAATTGAGAACCCAAGAGCAACCAGGGAGACAACGCGAAATGTCTTGAGGTACGAATCCATATGTTGTGCTTGCAGGTCGGCACAGTAATGCCGGATAACGTTACCGATCAGCCGGCGGCGACGGTTGATCATCCACTTCAAAACGCCCGACTTCGCCGCTCGGTTGCATCGGATGGTTCGCCGCCGCTTCTGTGAGGATGTCGGCACGATTGGCCAATCCGCGAAACGTAGCGTGACGCCTGATCTTAGATTCGGATGGGAATGAGTTCAACAGTGCCCGAATACGTTGCAAGGTTCGATGCCCAAACGCTGAGTGTTCGACGAGCGTAAGGGCGCAGTCAATTAGTTCCAGCGTCTCTTTGTCTGTCCGGTCAGATCGGTCGAGAAGCGATTCGTATCGTTGGCGCAAGTGTGCCGTTTGTTGTTCCGATTTTCGACATTCGACACAACGAACACAGTCCGAATCAAGCCCAAAGCGTAGAACTTCGTACCAGTGACGCTGTTCCTCAGCGAAGAATATGAACATGCGGCCACAGTCGCGGCATCGACGTTCAACATCGTAGTAGTGGGTGACGGCAACAGTCGGCTCTTTTTGCCGTGATGTGTTCGCATTGATCGCAGTGTTCGGAATACGACAGTCCGTCGGAGAATGCCAGTGAATGAACGTGCTGCCGTAGTTTGTTTGTGGATTCTGACCAGTGATGCGTGGCCCGCGCCCGTACCGTGGGTGTTCAACGAAGTCCGAGAATTTGTCAGTGCCACGTTTCATGTTTCTGTGTCGGCGAACGTTGCGGATCACCCGGTCGGCGCGAGAGATTTTCCGTTGTCAAAATGCCCGACTCGCCGACTCGGGTGCATCCGTTGGTTCGCCGCTATCGACCCATCGGATCGGAAAACTAAACGTTGCCGAATCTTCGTTGATCCCGAAGTCCACCAAAATCGCAATCGTGTTCCTTGGAACGTGCCCTGGAACCGTTTTGATCATGACCAGCCCGTAGCCGTCGACTGAAGGTAAATCGACGAAGGGAGGGGGATTGAAGTCTTCGAGCGGCACACTGCGAGAATACGAGGAAACGGTAGGGCCCTCCGGTAGTGCATCCTTTCCGTCTACCTGACGGTATACCGGCGTAGTCGTGTTGATGTTGCCGACGTCTTCAGGGCCGGAATATTCGAGGACGAACATCAGATCAAGGTACGAAAGATTCTCCGACGAAATTCGCCGCTCCGACAACTGAAGCAAGTGGACGGTAATGTCTCCCGAAGTTCTAGACATGCTGGTGATGCATGGCATTGAACGCGATGCATCATCGCCATCGGTGCTTGCACGCTGATTCATGTTGCGGGAACCGCAGCCCGATAGCACAGCGATGACGAGGAGAATTGCGAGTTGATACATTGCGTCAGTCGGCGAACGTCAGCCGTAACCGAGCGGCGACGAAAGATTGTCAATTTCAAAAATGCCCGACTTCGCCGCTTCGGTTCACGGCATGGTTACCCGCCGGTTTTGGCAAGTTCATAGTGCCCGGACAACGTACCGTAGTATGCAGTCGGATCGAATGTAAACGCAAGTGTCGGATCGAAGTCGTCCGCGCAAACATCTTCACCATCGCCTGTTTGTGTGCCGAAGTCGCGCCAAACGATGCCATCGTCCGTACGTTCAATCACGCACGAAACAACGCCACATCCATAGTCGGCGCATTCAGCGCAGACGTAGATAGGTGTGCGGTTGCCGGGAAGATCGCCCGGGGTTTTGCGTAAGAGCATGGCAAGAAAGTGAAGTTCGACATCCGATCCAAGCCAGCCAATCGGAGGAATGAAGTCGCCAATGTCCAGCGTGTCGGCCAAACGTTTGCCATCTACGTAGAAGTCCCAGTAGGAACATCGGGTTCGTTTGCGTGTCGCGGATTGTAGTTGAAGTGAATTCATGCGTTGCGACGAGCGCGTCTTCAGTCGGGTAACGGTCGGCATCACCGGGCGGGGAGAGTGAAGTTGTCCATCTCAAATTCGGCCGCAAGCCCCGCTCCGGGTGAATGCCATGGTTATCGCGATTTCTACTAATCCGGATCAACGAAAGTCCGCATTGGCGTAGATGAGCCAGAGCGTCAACACAGAAAGACATCCGAGTAACAACGCTATCGTTAATGAGTATCGAGAGAAAAGAAGCCCTTTGACCGAACGGCCTGTCATGACCGCGTAGAGAGATACCAAAGGCGTCGCGATCATAAAGCCGGCAAAAGTGCCAAATCCCACTATGTCGACGATCGCGAAAGTGAGGTCGGATCGCGTCATGGCATAAATCAGT
This genomic window from Rhodopirellula islandica contains:
- a CDS encoding zinc-ribbon domain-containing protein encodes the protein MKRGTDKFSDFVEHPRYGRGPRITGQNPQTNYGSTFIHWHSPTDCRIPNTAINANTSRQKEPTVAVTHYYDVERRCRDCGRMFIFFAEEQRHWYEVLRFGLDSDCVRCVECRKSEQQTAHLRQRYESLLDRSDRTDKETLELIDCALTLVEHSAFGHRTLQRIRALLNSFPSESKIRRHATFRGLANRADILTEAAANHPMQPSGEVGRFEVDDQPSPPADR